A portion of the Gossypium arboreum isolate Shixiya-1 chromosome 8, ASM2569848v2, whole genome shotgun sequence genome contains these proteins:
- the LOC108467435 gene encoding uncharacterized protein LOC108467435, which produces MGFKIFVVAMMVGSIAAAQISLASTVPAFLWAPGFSSVESKESVNYQIMSPKDLANSVLSQGGWSDLLCSERKNERPVDLAVVFVGRELHSSDVAGNKHADPALLNLLKDSFTKSNFSMAFPYVATSEEETMENLLVSSFKEACAHGLGVANVAFLESCSIEGGDFQKLSNLHSVHDHLVKRMEKRTKGETDLVVLCHGGFQSLKELDQPFPESEILTEVMSSVEQSGAKYAALYVSDPFKSIHYPGYRELERFLADDTAKNGSASPKVCDEVCQLKSSLLEGVLVGIVLLLILVSGLCCMMGIDTPTRFEAPQEN; this is translated from the exons ATGGGTTTCAAGATATTTGTGGTGGCGATGATGGTGGGTTCCATCGCAGCGGCTCAGATTTCATTAGCATCCACCGTGCCTGCTTTTCTATGGGCTCCTGG TTTCTCTAGCGTTGAATCGAAGGAATCTGTAAATTATCAGATCATGTCTCCAAAGGATCTAGCTAACTCTGTTCTCTCTCAAGGGGGATGGTCTGACTTACTG TGCTCCGAGAGGAAAAATGAGCGCCCTGTTGATCTCGCCGTTGTTTTTGTTGGTAGAGAG TTGCACTCTTCAGATGTTGCAGGGAACAAACATGCAGATCCGGCTCTTTTGAACTTGCTTAAG GACTCTTTTACCAAGTCCAACTTCTCAATGGCATTTCCATATGTAGCTACTTCTGAGGAGGAAACAATGGAGAATTTGTTGGTTTCAAGTTTTAAGGAAGCCTGTGCCCACGGTTTGGGAGTTGCTAATGTTGCATTTTTGGAATCGTGCTCTATAGAGGGTGGAGATTTCCAGAAACTTTCAAACTTGCATTCGGTCCAT GATCATCTAGTTAAAAGGATGGAAAAGAGAACAAAGGGGGAGACTGATCTGGTTGTCCTATGCCATGGAGGCTTTCAGTCTCTGAAAGAGCTTGACCAACCATTCCCAGAGA GTGAGATCTTGACTGAAGTCATGAGTTCTGTGGAGCAATCTGGGGCAAAATATGCAGCCCTTTATGTTTCTGACCCTTTTAAGTCCATCCACTATCCCGGTTATAGAGAGCTCGAAAGGTTTCTTGCTGATGATACTGCAAAGAATGGTTCAGCCAGTCCCAAAGTCTGCGATGAGGTTTGCCAGCTAAAATCATCACTCCTTGAGGGAGTTTTAGTT GGAATTGTGTTGCTTTTAATCTTAGTATCAGGCCTTTGCTGCATGATGGGCATTGATACTCCAACAAGATTCGAGGCACCCCAAGAAAATTGA